ATATTTTAGTTTTCCGCTAAAAATATTTTAGTTTTCCGCTAAAAATACTTTAGTTTCCCGCTAAAAATATTGAAGTCTTCTGGGTAAGTCGTCTAGTAAGTCTTCTGATCGAAAATTTTAACCTTATTGGAATTTCTGTCTCCATATATAAAGAAAAATTTACACATTCTCTCTCCTCCTCTCAAATGGTTGCAACAAAAGTGGTATGTTCCTCATTCTAAAACTCTCCAACTTCTCTCTGATTTCTTTCAACTCTCCAACCTCTCTCTAATCTCTTTGAACATATAAACACCAAACTTTATATCAATTTATTGTTTTTGTTTCATGTCTTTCGCACTAGTTTATCTTGTTTCGCAAGTTTTTCATCACATGGTTCTCATCTTCCACTCATTTAAAGGTAAATTTATTAATTTTAGATATGTATTTTTGTGTGTTTTATAAATGTAGATCTATCTAATATTCCACTCATTTTCTCTGTTTTTAAACCATTTGAACGTTTTTGGAGATGCAGATTTTTCAGATCTGAGTTTATCTTGTTTCGCAAGTTTTTCATCACATGGTTCTCATCTTCCAGTCATTGAAAGGTAGATTTAATAATTTTATTATTTTTGTGTGTTCTACAAAGGTAGATCTATCTAATATTCCACTCATTTTCTCTGTTTTAAGCCATTTGAACGTTTTTGGATATGCATGTTTTTCAGATCTGGATTTGGAAATGCAGGTTTCTTAGATCTGGAAGACTTATGGGCTAGAAGACTTCCGACTTCTGGGCTAGAAGACTTCTAGACGACTTCCAGGAAGTCTTCTGGCGGAGTCTTCTCCCATGTATCCCTTTCATAATAGATCTGAGCGTTTTGGTAAGTTTTTATGTCTGATTTTTCTTCATTTGGTAACCTCCTGTTACATAAAATTCATACATTTTTCCCAAAATAAAACTCTCCAAACCCACTCTAATCTCTTTGACTTGAAAACACTAAACTTTATATAAATTTTTCATTTTTGTCTCATGTCTTTCTCACTAATCTATCTTTTTGTTGCATGTTTTTAATCAAATGGTTCTTCTCATCTTCCACTTGGATATGTACTTTGTGTGTTCTATAAAAGTATGTCATCTAATTTTCCACTCATTTTCTTTGTTTTTAAGCCATTTGAACGTTTTTTAATATGATGTGCAGGTTTTTCAGATTTGGGTTTGATATACATGTTTTTCAGATCTGGATCAGACTTTAGAAGACTTATGGGAAGTCTTCGCGGAAGTCTTCTAAAATATAATGCGCTAGAAGAAGTCTTCCAGACGACTTCAAAGAAGTCTTCCAGATGACTTCCAGGAAGTCTTCTGACGGGGTCTTCTTCCATATCAAGTGGAGTCTAAGCTTGTCTTTGTAGAGGAATGATCTATAATAGTTTTGTTTGTGGTCTGTTTTGTGATTTGCATGTGTACCCCTTTAATTGTGACTTTTTGTAAATTTGAAGAGATATTAATGAAAAACTTTGGTAAATATGTTCATTTTCCACAACATTATCTTGCCAAAATTACTTGACATAATTGAAGTTATTGATACAACTTCAATAGCAAAACACAATAACACAAAAAATTAATCAAATTTATTTCAATTTAGGGAGACAAATTCTCAAGAAAACTTAGTCAAATTCACAAAAGATAAAACATTGCATAAGTTCAAAGGTAGAACACTTTCATTAGATACATAAATAAAAAGTATATCTTATGATCTGAGAAGACACATTAAACCTTGTTAATTGGTATTCTTGAAGTTACTTAACACTTTTGAAAATTAAATAAACATATCTTAAAGTTGCTTAACAAATTTACAAAAACTAACGTAAAATTAACTAGAAACTTCACTAAGCATGAATGTTGGCAACCTCATAAATATCACCAATTAAGTTATAAATTTCATTCAGTAGCCCGAATATTGACTAATATACATGAATTAACAAACAAAAAATTAAAAAGTCTTTATAGTTTTAGAGAAAATGAAAGTTTATTAAACATTGACGTAGACGACTTCCACGGAGGTCGTCTAGTAGACTTCTAGGAAGTCGTCCACTTAGGTTAGTTTTGCAATTGATTTTTAACCTAGACGACTTACATGGAAGTCGCCCATCTTTGTTTGTTAAAAAAAAATTCGAAACGAGTTCCATGTAAGTCGTCTAGGAAAACAGGGTTAGTTTTGCATTTGACCGGATTATGTCAGAAATTTGACTTTTTCAGGACGACTTACATGTAAGTCGTCTAGTAGAAAATTAAAAAAATAATATTTTGTTATACCTAGACGACTTCCATGTAAGTCGTCTCAGGTTAGTTTTGCAATTGAAAAATAAAACAAAAAAAATTATTTTTTTCTAGACGATTTATATGGAAGTCGTCCGTCCGACGACTTACATGGAAGTCGTCCAAGATAAGAAAGGTTTGACCAGAATCTCGGAATAAAATCATGGACAACTTTCGTGTAAGTCGTCTGATGGACGACTTCCGTGTAAGTCGTCTAGACATAAATAATTTTTTTTGTTTTACTTTTTAATTGTAAAACTAACCTGAGACGACTTACATGGAAGTCGTCTAAGTATAACAAAATATTGATTTTTTAATTTTCTATCTTGAGGTTTTTTTTTGATGAATATGAAGAGAAAGTAAAGAGATGTTATTTTTAGTTCATAAGAATTGAGAAAAAAATAGTGTAAATCGATTTTTAGGTGCATTAAGAGCGTCAAATTGGTTGTTCATGGTGGTTGGTGTATTGATGGCAATGACAAAATTGTGAATACCTGAGGAAGATGAGGGTGATAGAATAAAATATGCATTTTCAAAAAAAAAAGTGATGGCATTTTCGTGAATAATCCGAACTTTGAAGGTGAAAGAGGCAAATCAAAGTTCCAAAAAAACATGGTTAGTTTTGTGTTTGACTTTAAATTTTTAGTCATATTTGCAAAAAACCCTTAAAAATAACCAAGCATGTTATATATTTCTAGAACCAAAGAAATTGAAACCAAACAGAGAACAAAATGATACCTGAATTTATAAAATATTAATTATATACGAACAAATATTAATTTTATTTTAATTTTTAAATAACCAAATATCCTAAAATACTATTTACAAGCCGAATTACTCAATTTTTTAATTTAAAATATTAAAAATTATCCTCATTATCAGATTTTTTTATCTGAATAAGCCGAATTACTTGATATTTAAACTAAAAATCTCAAATTATATGACTTTTTTTAATCTATAAATATGTAATTATCCAAAAAATCAGAATCAAACTGAACTGAATTGGACCCAATTTTTTTTTTTTTTTCATATTGATCGGTTCCTAACTTTGCTATTGAATCGAGCCAAAAACTGAAATAACCCAACTGAAACGAAACAAAAATTTGCGGTTCCTAAATGAACCAAAACACCAAAAACCAAAATACTCAAACCAAATGTAGAAAACTAATAGTTCATCTACATTTAAATGGTGCAAAGAAAGCATTTTATTTTTAAAAATTATTTAACTCTTTTTAGTGGGTTACATATATGGTTCATAGACAAATTAAAATATAATCAATTTTTTATATTTTATCCAAATCTGTTGGCGAATCGGTAAACCTGGTGAAACATATATAATTTGGACTGGTTTATGTTATTCATGTAACATTCTATCAGACGTTCTACCAACTGATATGTTTCCATAATATTCAAATTTAGTGAAAACCTATTAACTAAAAACCTGATAAAATCCAAAAAACCGCTGTTAACCAATGAACCGACACCGGCTAACATTCTATTGGACATTCTCAGAATTATTTTATAATATTTTTTAAAAATTTATTAAACATCTCATATACTTTATAAAATAGTACAGAAAACTGAATAAACTATTTTATTTGTCATATAAAGTAAACGCATTGTATTTATGTTATGAATTTTAATTTATATATTTTGTAATGATGAATACTATTATAATTTCAATGTATATAATTTATTTATTTTGTTTAGAGGCGTCATAACTGGTATATTTTATGTATACTTTTATTTGTTTCAAAAAATTTGAGGACCTTCATCTTGCTAATCCAGCCATTTCCGAATACAACGAGCTTAGAGTTATAATTAAATTAAATTTATATTTGTTAAAAGGTCATAGATGTAATGAATTAAATTAATGTGTAACTATAGTTCTAAGCCCAAAAACTAAAAGACAAAATACCTATTAATGAAAATTAAATTTTCTTTGTAAATTTGGAGGTATTTTTGGAAAAGCTGACATGTTTAGGCTTTGAATTGTTCTGTTTCGATAATATAGATAATTATCAATTACATTACATATTTAATTTAATTCACTATTACATATAATGGGGCGAATTAATTTTGGATTAAGAAAAGAAAAAAGAAAAACAGAAAGTTATTAAATACTACCTCCGTTCCTGAAAGTAAGATGTTCTAGATTTTTTTCTTGTTCTAAAGATAGATTTTCTATATTGTTAAGGTACTTTTTATACTTTTGAAGAACATTAATTAAGAATATTTGAATTGATTAAATTTCATTGTTGGAAAGTTATTGAAAGTGTATAATAAACTTAAAAATAAATTAAATTATAAATATTTATTAAATTCTTAATAAGCGTGCATACTCTAGAAAATCTTACTTTCGGGAATAGAGCGAGTATTATTATTCTTAAAAAAAATAAAAAATAAGCGGTCAAAAAGACAGGACTAACCTTGCCGTGCGTCGACGATGTCGGCATATTGGTTGATAGAGACCCGAATGATTCCGCCAGGAATCGTCTGTTTTCGAACTTGTCCTTGTCTCTATTAAAACTAATCCCAATTCAATCGATAGGGTCACCGTCGCTCTTATCCGATTCTCGATTTAGAAACACAGGTATCAAATTTGTTCAATTCCTTGCTTTCTTTCTATTTTTTTCATTTTTTTTTGTTGTGTCCGTTTTCATCGTCGATTCGCTGTGTTATCGACACCCACCCTTTGTCCAGTCTGAATCGGTCATCGGAATTACAAGCGGTCGGGTCGTTTGATCGTATCGCTGTTTTTAGATGTTAAACCAAAACAATACAATGTAAAAGTTTCAATCTTTTTTTTTTTCTAAGGAATTTGATCGAACCAAGGATGGATTTCGTTGAAAATCTTGATACCGACATGTCTCTAGCCATTCTTTACTGTCTTGATGACCCATCAGATCTTGTCCGTGCCAGTGCTGTCTCACGCTCCTGGCGAGACTTTGGTAAGAAACATCTTTTATTGTCCTTGAATTGAATCTTTAGTATTTTTACATCTTGTTCCCGTAAACCAGAACCCCAAGAATGTGTTTTTTTTTCTTCTTTTAACTTGCAGTGATTAAATACAGTCTCTCGAAGAACCTGTGCTTGAAGTTGTTCCATCAGCTAACTAGTGTGGATCGTATAATAGACACAAGCAATGATATGAAGGAATCGTTTGAAGCCGGGTCAAGCAGCAGTCTCATGGATGATACAAGGGTACTAGAAAGAGAGCACAGGGTTTATGCCTTATTGGCTAAAGGATGCACATCTTCCCCTATCAGAAGCTGTATTGCCGATGCCATCATAGCCTCCAGTACCGATAATTTCCCAGCAGAGAGCATCTTGAACACACTGGACGAAAGAGATAGAATTGGTGGCACCCCTTCGTATTGGTCTAGTACAGGGCACCACAAGACTTCCGTGCCCGAAACACTTCTTTACCAGCTGAAGGGTGATTTGTGTGTCATTACTGAACTCAGCGTCCAGCCTTTCCAAGCTTATTTCCAGCCGGGTACACCGATATACTCGTCACATTATGTTCGTTTCCGGTTGGGTCACCTCGATAACAATGAAGCTGAGACAGCGGGAAAGATTCCTGTTGAAAACAAATATGTATGGACTTACACTTCACAAGAGTTTCCCATGGCTCAGGTAGGTGTGTCTGTGTTATCAATCATTAGCGAACATTATACTCATTCTTCTTCAACTGTTCATTAACCCCAATGTTTGTAAACTGAGTAGGAGAATCGGTTGCAGAACTTTAAGCTTCCAGAACCGGTTATTTGCATTGGTGGGTATATGCTAGTCGAGTTTCTTGGTCGGGTTCAGACTCAAGAAATGGATGGCTTATACTACATATGGTACATCTTCTTCTCTCTCTCTCTCTCTCCCCCTATTTGTCTTTGAGAGTTTTTATATTTTTTTGATGATTGATGGGTTATTGCAGCGTGTCGCATGTGAAAGTGATGGGAAGATCACTAGCAAAATCGTTTCAGGTGGTGGATCCGGATGAGTCAGGGAAGTTTGGGTTGAAGGTGTTGAGTTACAGTGATCCACAAGAAATGGATGAGAACGAAGAAGAGGAGATAAGTCCGTTTAGGCCGATGAGAAATCTTGAACAGCTCTTGAATTTCCTGCACAGGCATCCTCTTGACGTCGAGTATGTTTGGCCTGAATCTGACGACGAGGAGGAGGAAGCTGAATCAGACGGTGAGGTTTAGTGTTTGAATCACTGTGGGGATGGGATGCATGCTGAATTGTGCGTTTCTTTTTCTTTCTTTCTTTCTTTTGATTTTTAGTTTGTATTTGCTTCTATTGTTGAAGAATCTTATAGGTGTTTTCCCATCTTTTGTGAGCGGTTTTTAAATGCTTCTTTCTTCTCCAGCCTCTTACAATGTGTTGTGTGGAGAGTTTTCTGAAATAATAACGTTACTACTTTTTTATGTATTCTGTTTCGTTCAAGTTTCACGTCCTTGGCAATGCAAGCTTGTTTTTATGATTCAAAAGTTTATCTTTGCTTTGGAACAAAAGAGAATTGAAAAAAACTATGTTGGATTGGCAACTATGGAAGTTTGAAAGTTTCCGAGAATAGATCAGTATTTTGTTCAGTCTGTCATTATCTTGAGATCTCCATCAAGAAGCTCTGCTTCTCTCTTTCCACACAACCACTACATCTTAACACTCCTAAACATATCACTTTCAAGATCTTTTCTTTTTCTTTTATTAGACATTTTCTTATCGACATTTTTACACCGGAGGCAAACAGAGCGTTTAAGGATGGAACTAAAGGCCAAGAATGTTCAAAGACTGCCTCTTGGAAGATTCAAATTCATGTTCCTTTCAAATGGGTTCAAATCGATTCCCAGAAGGCCTTCAATGATGCCAAAGAAGAAACAATCCAATGCATTGCAGGCTGTGTTTAGTGCCGTTAAGTGCCGTTAAGAACCTCCGTTCTAAATCCACCCCATCAGGTATTTTACCATAGAGCACTTCAACCAAGAACAAAGCAAGCATCACCATCGTACGCTGGAGCTCCTCCAAGGACCTGCTGCATGAAGACATATCACATTTCGAACCTCATCAGTACAC
This genomic interval from Brassica oleracea var. oleracea cultivar TO1000 chromosome C2, BOL, whole genome shotgun sequence contains the following:
- the LOC106321109 gene encoding F-box protein At4g00755-like, with the protein product MDFVENLDTDMSLAILYCLDDPSDLVRASAVSRSWRDFVIKYSLSKNLCLKLFHQLTSVDRIIDTSNDMKESFEAGSSSSLMDDTRVLEREHRVYALLAKGCTSSPIRSCIADAIIASSTDNFPAESILNTLDERDRIGGTPSYWSSTGHHKTSVPETLLYQLKGDLCVITELSVQPFQAYFQPGTPIYSSHYVRFRLGHLDNNEAETAGKIPVENKYVWTYTSQEFPMAQENRLQNFKLPEPVICIGGYMLVEFLGRVQTQEMDGLYYICVSHVKVMGRSLAKSFQVVDPDESGKFGLKVLSYSDPQEMDENEEEEISPFRPMRNLEQLLNFLHRHPLDVEYVWPESDDEEEEAESDGEV